From Candidatus Paceibacterota bacterium:
TCTATCCCTAGTTCGCCTAAGCGCTCTTTCCCGCCGTCCAGCGCCGTCAGCACGAATGGTTTTCCATCAGGCAAGAGCGCATAGGTGTGTTCGAAGTGGGCGCCATGTGATTTATCTGCCGAGACCACAGTCCAGTCATCTTTCAGAACCTTGGTTCGATGAGTGCCGCGAGTGATCATTGGTTCAATTGCAAGGACTAGCCCTGGAGTTAATTCAGGCCCGAAACCTCGTTTGCCGAAATTAAGTACATGTGGTTCTTGGTGCATCTCCGTGCCAATCCCATGCCCACCATACTCTTTCAAAATTCCAAAATTACCTTGCGAATTGATGTACTGCTCGACCGCATGACCAATGTCCGAAAGGTGCGCACCGACGCACCCCGCCGCAATTCCTCGCCACATCGATTCTTCGCAAACGTCCAACAATTTTTGATCCTGTGGATCCACTGTCCCAATAATTGTCGAAAATGCTGCATCCCCATGCCATCCCTCAACGATTGCCCCACAATCGATCGAGACGATATCCCCGTCCTCAATAATACGATTACCCGGAATTCCATGGACAATTTCATCATTGAGTGAGACGCAGATAGTGCCAGTGAAGCCGTGGTAGCCGTTGAAATTGGAGGTTCCGCCGCCGCGCTTTATATTCGCGGCAGCAATCGCATCAAGTGCGTCAGTACGCATTCCGATCTTGATTGATGATTTCACTACCTCAAGTGTCTGCCCAACAAGCAACCCTGCGCGGCGCATGACCTTCATTTGGTCCAAAGTCTTCAACTGAATTGCCACTATAAATGCCTAACTAGTGGACGCGACTAAGCGCGGAGATAGCTCGCTCAGTGATCTCTGATACCGAGCCAGATGCACTGATGGTGATGAGTAAGCCTTCGGTACGATAAAAAGAAATAATTGGGGCTGTTTGCTCTTGGTAAACCTCAAGCCGACGGGTGATTACCTCTTCTTTGTCGTCTTCACGTTGGTACAACTCACCTTGACAGGTATCGCACTTCTGCGGATCTGTAGGTTTATCAAATTCAAGATGCCAGACCTTGCCACAGTTGCGACAGACGCGGCGTCCAGAAAGACGGAGAATGATTTCTGAGATAGCAACAGAGAGTTCCAACGCAGCGCTGAGCGGCGTCCTCTTCTCTGCCAAAATAGCTCGAAGGACTTCGGCTTGCGCGACATTTCGCGGAAAACCATCGAGGAGAAATCCGTTGGCGACGTCATCCTTGCCTAAGCGATCACGGACCATCTCATTTGTTACTGAGTCCGGGACTAAATCGCCACGATCCATAAAAGATTTCGCCTCAATTCCCAGCGGGGTTCCCTCTTTTAAATTGGCGCGAAAAATGTCACCCGTGGAGATGTGCGGAATTGCATAGTGCGAAGCCAGGAATTGAGCCTGCGTTCCTTTGCCAGCACCTGGTGGACCAACCAGGACCAAACGCATTAGCGCAAGAACCCCTCGTATGAACGTTGCTGTAACTGACTTTCGATCTGCTTGGCAGTATCAAGTCCAACACCTACAACGATCAAGATCGCGGTTCCACCAAATGGGAAGTTCTGGGTGGCACCGAAAAGAATAAGCGCAAGGATCGGAATAATCGCAACGAAGGCCAGATAGAGAGAGCCAGGGGCGGTAATTCGAGAAAGTACGTACTGCAAATATTCAGAAGTTGGACGACCAGCGCGGATGCCCGGTACGAATCCACCGTATTTCTTCATGTTGTCAGCAACCTCATCCGGGTTGAAGGTAATTGCGACATAGAAGTAGGTGAAGAAAATAATCAGTGCTGCGTAAGAAAGGATGTAGACCGGGTGATCACCCTTGACGAAGTTCCGGGAAATCCACACGGCCCAACCGGCCTGACTATTTGTGAAGTTAACTATCAAGGATGGAATGTAGAGAAGCGAGGAAGCGAAAATCACGGGGATAACACCAGCCTGGTTGACCTTAATTGGAATGTAGGTGCTTGTTCCGCCATATGACTGGCGGCCAACCATACGCTTGGCATATTGAACTGGGATACGCCTCTGCGCTTGTTCAACGAAGACAACTGCTGCCACTACAAGTACACCAACTGCAAGTACGAAGACGAATGCGAAGAGGCCCTTCTGCAATTTGATGCTCCACAAGTTTCCGGGGAAACCAGCCGCGATAGAAGTAAAAATCAAGATCGACATACCGTTACCGACTCCGCGGTCAGTGATCAATTCACCGAGCCACATGATTACCGAAGTACCTGCCGTCATAACGAAGATCATGGTGACGATGCGTGGCCATGAAGTATCAGGAATGATGGGGGCATCACATCCAGAAATCAATCGACCAGGAACGCGCGCTACTGCAACCAGGCCAGTTGACTGCAAGATTGCAAGGCCAATGGTCAAATAACGGGTGTACTGGGTGAGTTTCGCAGTTCCTGATTGGCCCTCTTGCTTCAAAGTTTCAAAGCGAGGAATGACAACGGTCAGAAGCTGAATAATGATCGAGCTGGTGATGTAAGGCATGATGCCGAGAGCGAAAACAGAGAGTTGGAGAAGGGCTCCACCGCTGAAGAGGTTGATGAGACCAAAGAGGCCGCCGGATTCAACCTGCTTGAGACAACTCTGCACGTTGGCATACGAAACGCCCGGGGTTGGAACAACCGAACCGAAGCGGAAGAGACCCATGATCGAGAGGGTGAAGAAAATCTTCTTGCGCAGATCTGGAGTCCTAAAGGCCTTACCAAATGCTGATAGCACTGATCTTCCCCATCTCTCTCAATACAGGTTCTTTCTTGGTTTCGTACCCACCGCATACTAATGAATTCACCTTGGAATTGGCATTAGAAAAGCGATTTATAGCGTCTTTGTTGATCCTCCCGCCGCTGCAATCTTCTCAGAGGCTGAGGAAGAGAATGCATGAGCGTGAACACTGACCTTGACTGCGATATCGCCATTTCCGAGAACCTTGATCGGTAAGCCACTGCGAGCAGCGCCCTTCTTGACCAAGTCCTCAACGGTGACATCGCCGCCCTTTGGATAAAGAGCATTAATGGTTGCGACATTTACAGCCTGGTACTCAATGTGTGCAGGGTTCTTAAATCCACGTAACTTTGGAAGACGCATAACGAGAGGCAGCTGGCCACCCTCGAATCCGGCGCGAACCTGGTTACGGGCACGAGTTCCCTTACCGCCACGACCGGCAGTCTTACCCTTTGATGCTTCTCCGCGACCCTTGCGAGTCTTTACGGTCTTAGCACCGGGGGCTGGACGAAGATGATGAACTTTGAGTGTCATCGTTATTCAACCTCCTCAACCTGGATCAGATGGCGAACGGCGTGAA
This genomic window contains:
- the secY gene encoding preprotein translocase subunit SecY, translated to MLSAFGKAFRTPDLRKKIFFTLSIMGLFRFGSVVPTPGVSYANVQSCLKQVESGGLFGLINLFSGGALLQLSVFALGIMPYITSSIIIQLLTVVIPRFETLKQEGQSGTAKLTQYTRYLTIGLAILQSTGLVAVARVPGRLISGCDAPIIPDTSWPRIVTMIFVMTAGTSVIMWLGELITDRGVGNGMSILIFTSIAAGFPGNLWSIKLQKGLFAFVFVLAVGVLVVAAVVFVEQAQRRIPVQYAKRMVGRQSYGGTSTYIPIKVNQAGVIPVIFASSLLYIPSLIVNFTNSQAGWAVWISRNFVKGDHPVYILSYAALIIFFTYFYVAITFNPDEVADNMKKYGGFVPGIRAGRPTSEYLQYVLSRITAPGSLYLAFVAIIPILALILFGATQNFPFGGTAILIVVGVGLDTAKQIESQLQQRSYEGFLR
- the map gene encoding type I methionyl aminopeptidase, whose protein sequence is MAIQLKTLDQMKVMRRAGLLVGQTLEVVKSSIKIGMRTDALDAIAAANIKRGGGTSNFNGYHGFTGTICVSLNDEIVHGIPGNRIIEDGDIVSIDCGAIVEGWHGDAAFSTIIGTVDPQDQKLLDVCEESMWRGIAAGCVGAHLSDIGHAVEQYINSQGNFGILKEYGGHGIGTEMHQEPHVLNFGKRGFGPELTPGLVLAIEPMITRGTHRTKVLKDDWTVVSADKSHGAHFEHTYALLPDGKPFVLTALDGGKERLGELGIEISELLQ
- the rplO gene encoding 50S ribosomal protein L15 encodes the protein MTLKVHHLRPAPGAKTVKTRKGRGEASKGKTAGRGGKGTRARNQVRAGFEGGQLPLVMRLPKLRGFKNPAHIEYQAVNVATINALYPKGGDVTVEDLVKKGAARSGLPIKVLGNGDIAVKVSVHAHAFSSSASEKIAAAGGSTKTL
- a CDS encoding adenylate kinase, which translates into the protein MRLVLVGPPGAGKGTQAQFLASHYAIPHISTGDIFRANLKEGTPLGIEAKSFMDRGDLVPDSVTNEMVRDRLGKDDVANGFLLDGFPRNVAQAEVLRAILAEKRTPLSAALELSVAISEIILRLSGRRVCRNCGKVWHLEFDKPTDPQKCDTCQGELYQREDDKEEVITRRLEVYQEQTAPIISFYRTEGLLITISASGSVSEITERAISALSRVH